In Fibrobacter sp. UWB2, one DNA window encodes the following:
- a CDS encoding citrate synthase, with protein MSDTAILNYDGKKYELPVVTGTENEHGLDVSKLRKDTGLVTLDYGYLNTGSTKSAITYVNGEKGILRYRGYSIEDLAEKATFPETAWLLIYGELPNQEQLSHFRTLLTENALLHENLLHFFREMPPGAHPMGILSSVVNAVGLFTPRFYDDENIASAFELTTAGLISKIRTIAAFAYKASIGEPFVYPEAERSYCSNFLNMMFSSKARPYHPDPIMEKALNTLLIVHADHEQNCSTSTVRMVGSSQANLYASICAGICALWGPLHGGANQAVLETLLRIQQSGMTIEQVMAKAKDKNDPFRLSGFGHRVYKSYDPRAKVLKKLMYQVFEREHVHDPLLDVAIKLEEAALKDDYFVERKLYPNVDFYSGILYRAMGIPTNMLTVMFAIGRLPGWIAHWKEMHDDPQSKINRPRQIYTGKTERAWIDRDKR; from the coding sequence ATGTCCGATACAGCAATACTGAATTACGACGGAAAGAAGTACGAACTTCCCGTTGTAACTGGTACTGAAAACGAACATGGTCTTGATGTAAGCAAACTCCGCAAGGATACTGGATTGGTCACGCTGGACTATGGTTACCTCAATACCGGTAGTACCAAGAGTGCCATCACATACGTCAATGGCGAAAAGGGAATTTTGCGCTATCGCGGTTATTCCATCGAGGATCTCGCTGAAAAGGCAACATTCCCGGAAACCGCATGGCTCTTGATTTACGGTGAACTCCCGAATCAGGAACAGTTGAGCCATTTCCGCACGCTCTTGACCGAAAATGCCTTGTTGCACGAGAACTTGCTGCACTTCTTCCGCGAAATGCCGCCGGGAGCCCACCCGATGGGTATTCTCTCGTCCGTGGTGAACGCTGTTGGCCTTTTCACGCCGCGCTTTTACGACGACGAAAACATCGCAAGTGCATTTGAACTCACGACCGCTGGTCTCATTTCCAAGATTCGCACGATTGCCGCGTTTGCCTACAAGGCAAGTATCGGTGAACCGTTCGTGTACCCGGAAGCGGAACGCAGCTACTGCAGTAACTTCCTCAACATGATGTTCAGCAGTAAGGCTCGCCCGTACCACCCGGATCCGATCATGGAAAAGGCGCTCAACACGCTCCTCATTGTCCATGCGGACCACGAACAGAATTGCTCCACTTCTACCGTTCGCATGGTGGGCAGCTCTCAGGCTAACCTTTACGCAAGTATCTGCGCCGGCATTTGCGCCTTGTGGGGTCCGCTCCATGGTGGTGCGAACCAGGCCGTGCTCGAAACGCTCCTCCGCATTCAGCAGAGCGGCATGACGATTGAACAGGTGATGGCGAAGGCCAAGGACAAGAACGATCCGTTCCGTCTTTCTGGCTTTGGTCACCGCGTCTATAAGAGCTATGACCCGCGCGCAAAAGTCTTGAAGAAGCTCATGTACCAGGTGTTCGAACGCGAACATGTGCACGATCCGCTTTTGGATGTGGCTATCAAGCTCGAAGAAGCCGCCCTCAAGGACGATTACTTTGTCGAACGTAAGCTGTACCCGAATGTGGACTTCTACTCTGGCATTCTCTACCGCGCTATGGGCATTCCGACGAACATGCTTACGGTGATGTTCGCGATTGGCCGCTTGCCGGGCTGGATTGCCCACTGGAAGGAAATGCACGACGATCCGCAGAGCAAGATTAACCGTCCGCGTCAGATTTACACTGGCAAGACGGAACGCGCTTGGATTGATCGCGACAAACGATAA
- a CDS encoding HD domain-containing phosphohydrolase, with product MKNRIFAFNDAATFEKELAQFSDWCKENGSPTVCFQIHSEELDPEKLKPVWATLEHVFPNTPWFGNSTSGNIVDCEKASEISVSAIIFEKPTTKIQILQYDFSNKSISDIAHEIVEEAKQNPWVKAVEIYHCISPFSTTNLCEGLDALAPNIQIFGGIVCSPDITSPNSCVFSSVGGHTTSGLLVVFYGGPEFYVESRKISGWKPIGRNFHVTRSKGNVLYELSSLPAYEVYNKYLNIKNDNNFFYNALEFPMLYEHNGISIVRAAGASNPDGSLTMSSDIDEGSMVRLSYGEPQLILEKIKTESENAELFAPEVMHIFSCAARKAFWSKHKPTYEITAFKGLASSTGFFSHGEFLREKGFLNQHNITLVIASMREGAITKRGHAKGVIIPDEKSTRLPLAARMATFIRETSFELEQINSRLRVMNEHLQDVATTDSLTGLENRLAFDALLETINQEDSQENSWTMFLMDVNGLKYANDTFGHQAGDELIKAAAQAIKNTYGTNGNCFRIGGDEFAVITRAPLDSHYPMYSILQKNINEYNKKALYHLSIAVGASRLRSDSGIRKSISDWKMEADLNMYRDKVRYHKPVENDENQNLKDLISCLISVEEAKDSYTAHHSERVKAYSELIARSLGLSESSISLITHAAHLHDIGKIGIRDNVLTKPGKLTDEEFEIIKQHPVIGAKILMQSNYTHEMVQIVLHHHERYDGRGYPEGLKGEDIPIGARVIAIADSIDAMTSKRVYRDAMSLDYCREEIEKNLGKMYDPAIGKVVLEHWNEMVDSLLSMRSGRPKVI from the coding sequence ATGAAAAACAGGATTTTTGCATTTAACGATGCAGCTACGTTTGAAAAAGAACTGGCCCAGTTTAGCGACTGGTGCAAAGAAAACGGTTCGCCAACGGTATGCTTCCAGATTCATTCCGAAGAACTGGATCCAGAAAAGCTAAAACCCGTTTGGGCAACCCTGGAGCACGTCTTCCCCAACACGCCGTGGTTCGGAAACTCCACTAGCGGAAACATCGTAGACTGCGAAAAAGCAAGCGAAATTTCCGTTTCCGCCATCATTTTCGAAAAGCCGACGACAAAGATCCAGATTTTGCAGTACGACTTTTCCAACAAATCCATCAGCGACATCGCCCACGAAATCGTGGAAGAAGCCAAGCAGAACCCCTGGGTAAAAGCGGTTGAAATCTACCACTGCATTTCGCCGTTTTCGACAACGAATCTTTGCGAAGGGCTCGACGCCTTGGCCCCGAACATCCAGATTTTTGGCGGCATCGTCTGCTCCCCCGACATCACGAGCCCGAATTCCTGCGTATTTTCATCCGTGGGCGGTCACACCACATCAGGCCTTTTAGTGGTGTTCTACGGCGGTCCGGAATTTTATGTAGAATCCCGCAAAATCAGCGGATGGAAGCCCATCGGCCGCAACTTCCACGTCACCCGCTCCAAAGGCAACGTCCTTTACGAATTGAGCAGCCTCCCCGCCTACGAAGTTTACAACAAGTACCTGAACATCAAAAACGACAACAACTTTTTCTACAACGCGCTCGAATTCCCGATGCTCTACGAGCACAACGGAATTTCCATCGTGCGTGCAGCAGGAGCAAGCAACCCCGACGGCTCTCTCACCATGTCTTCGGATATCGACGAAGGCTCAATGGTCCGCCTCTCGTATGGTGAGCCGCAACTGATTCTCGAAAAAATCAAAACCGAAAGCGAAAACGCCGAACTGTTCGCCCCCGAAGTCATGCACATATTCTCCTGTGCGGCTCGAAAGGCATTTTGGTCCAAGCACAAACCGACATACGAAATTACAGCGTTCAAGGGGCTCGCCTCCAGCACGGGATTTTTCTCGCACGGTGAATTCTTGCGCGAAAAGGGATTTTTAAACCAACATAACATCACGCTCGTCATTGCATCAATGCGCGAAGGCGCCATTACAAAACGGGGACACGCCAAAGGCGTCATAATTCCGGATGAAAAATCCACCCGTTTGCCACTCGCCGCCCGCATGGCCACATTCATTCGCGAAACGTCGTTTGAACTGGAACAGATCAACAGCAGGTTACGTGTCATGAACGAGCACCTGCAAGATGTCGCCACGACGGACAGCCTGACAGGACTCGAAAACAGGCTCGCATTCGATGCACTTCTAGAAACAATCAACCAGGAAGACTCCCAAGAAAATTCTTGGACCATGTTCTTGATGGACGTGAACGGCCTCAAATACGCAAACGACACCTTCGGCCACCAGGCCGGTGACGAATTGATCAAGGCCGCCGCCCAAGCCATCAAAAACACCTACGGCACCAACGGCAACTGCTTTAGAATCGGTGGCGACGAATTTGCCGTCATCACACGAGCGCCACTAGATTCGCACTATCCGATGTATTCCATACTGCAAAAGAACATCAACGAATACAATAAAAAGGCACTTTACCATCTATCGATAGCTGTAGGCGCAAGCCGCCTGCGCAGCGATTCCGGAATTCGCAAGTCCATCAGCGACTGGAAAATGGAAGCCGACTTGAACATGTATCGCGACAAGGTGCGTTACCACAAGCCGGTCGAAAACGACGAAAACCAGAACCTCAAGGACTTGATTTCCTGCCTGATTTCAGTCGAAGAAGCTAAAGATTCCTATACGGCTCACCATTCTGAACGCGTAAAAGCCTACTCTGAATTGATAGCACGCTCTCTAGGCCTTTCAGAAAGTTCAATATCGCTGATTACTCACGCGGCACACCTGCATGATATCGGCAAAATCGGCATTCGAGACAACGTTCTTACAAAACCGGGAAAACTTACCGACGAAGAATTCGAAATCATCAAGCAGCACCCGGTCATTGGCGCAAAGATTCTAATGCAGTCGAACTACACGCACGAAATGGTGCAAATAGTGTTGCACCACCATGAACGCTACGACGGCCGTGGCTACCCCGAAGGCCTCAAAGGCGAAGACATCCCCATAGGCGCTCGCGTGATTGCCATCGCAGACTCCATTGACGCCATGACGAGCAAACGAGTTTACCGCGACGCCATGTCTTTGGACTACTGCCGTGAAGAAATCGAAAAAAATCTAGGCAAGATGTACGACCCTGCCATCGGCAAAGTCGTATTGGAACACTGGAACGAAATGGTCGATTCCCTGTTGTCCATGCGGAGCGGCCGTCCGAAAGTGATTTAA
- a CDS encoding fibrobacter succinogenes major paralogous domain-containing protein gives MFLKKILTIGFVAAVLFACGDNGSSATDSDEDSSSSVCEDCDGSSSSKAKSSSSSSILVEYVDPSTVVKGTMTDERDGQTYKTVKIGTQTWMAENLNYAYLHPTSELDSSSFCYKDSVSYCEKYGRLYLWSAAMDSLGKFSMNGKGCGYGPLCSPTYPVRGVCPKGWHLPDTTEWNALVTAVGGKSAAAKKLKSNSGWKYWLRVFGGNGSDSYSFAALSAGDRFSGGNYCNEGEYTHFWSSSEANIYNAYLLSMADYDDAVSLYYDYKVYGLSIRCVKDE, from the coding sequence ATGTTTTTGAAAAAAATTTTGACGATTGGTTTTGTGGCGGCGGTGTTGTTTGCTTGCGGCGACAACGGTAGTTCTGCGACTGATTCCGATGAGGATTCTTCTTCGTCTGTTTGCGAGGACTGCGATGGTTCGAGCAGTTCGAAGGCGAAATCGTCATCGAGTAGCAGTATTCTTGTGGAGTATGTTGACCCCTCAACTGTAGTTAAGGGGACTATGACCGATGAACGTGACGGCCAAACCTACAAAACGGTAAAAATAGGCACTCAGACTTGGATGGCAGAGAACCTGAACTACGCCTATTTACATCCTACTTCTGAATTAGATTCTAGTAGTTTCTGTTATAAAGATAGTGTGAGTTATTGTGAGAAATATGGGCGCCTTTACTTGTGGAGTGCAGCGATGGATAGCTTAGGAAAATTCTCCATGAATGGCAAAGGGTGTGGCTATGGTCCTTTGTGTTCGCCGACTTATCCGGTGCGTGGTGTTTGCCCTAAAGGCTGGCACCTGCCCGATACAACGGAATGGAATGCGTTAGTTACCGCAGTTGGTGGAAAATCAGCAGCGGCCAAAAAGCTCAAGTCCAATAGCGGTTGGAAATACTGGCTTCGCGTCTTTGGCGGGAATGGTTCGGACTCCTATTCCTTTGCTGCGTTGTCTGCTGGCGACAGGTTCTCCGGTGGAAATTACTGCAACGAGGGCGAATACACGCATTTCTGGAGTTCTTCTGAGGCCAATATTTACAACGCGTACCTCTTGAGCATGGCCGACTACGACGACGCTGTGTCTCTGTATTATGATTACAAGGTCTATGGACTCTCTATTCGTTGCGTAAAAGACGAGTAG
- a CDS encoding branched-chain amino acid aminotransferase yields the protein MCTFAKKVNTMQVDLNTVDWKTLPFGYYDTDYNVRCYYRNGEWGKIEVSSSKDISIHMAATCLHYGQEGFEGLKAYTGKDGKVRIFRVEENAKRMQNTANRILMAVPPVELFREMVHTVVKLNKRFVPPYGYGATLYIRPLLIGMSPEVGVKPADEYLLMMFVTPVGPYFKDGFKPVDMMISRNYDRAAPQGTGTVKVGGNYAASLQSLAEAKKLGYSSTIYLDAKEKKYIDECGPANFFGIKGNTYVTPKSESILPSITNKSLQQLAEHLGYKVERRQVPFEELAEFSETAECGTAAVITPIKKIVDPVAGKAFTYGDGVNPGPVCRKLFETYTAIQFGEIDDPFGWTEVVDL from the coding sequence ATATGCACATTTGCAAAAAAGGTTAATACTATGCAAGTTGATTTGAATACTGTCGATTGGAAGACGCTCCCCTTCGGTTATTACGATACCGATTACAATGTCCGCTGCTACTACCGCAATGGTGAATGGGGCAAGATTGAAGTATCTTCTTCCAAGGACATCAGCATCCATATGGCCGCTACTTGCTTGCATTACGGCCAGGAAGGTTTTGAAGGCCTCAAGGCTTACACGGGCAAGGATGGCAAGGTCCGTATTTTCCGCGTCGAAGAAAATGCTAAGCGTATGCAGAATACGGCCAACCGTATTTTGATGGCTGTTCCGCCGGTTGAACTTTTCCGCGAAATGGTCCACACTGTGGTGAAATTGAACAAGCGCTTTGTTCCGCCTTATGGTTATGGCGCAACGCTCTACATCCGTCCGCTCCTGATTGGTATGAGCCCGGAAGTGGGTGTGAAGCCGGCTGATGAATATTTGCTCATGATGTTTGTGACTCCGGTGGGTCCGTACTTCAAGGATGGGTTCAAGCCGGTGGACATGATGATCAGCCGCAACTACGACCGCGCTGCTCCGCAGGGTACGGGTACGGTGAAGGTCGGCGGTAACTACGCTGCTAGCCTCCAGTCCCTCGCTGAAGCCAAGAAGCTCGGTTACTCCAGCACGATTTATCTCGATGCTAAGGAAAAGAAGTATATCGACGAATGCGGTCCGGCAAACTTCTTCGGCATCAAGGGCAACACTTACGTGACCCCGAAGTCTGAATCCATCTTGCCGTCTATTACGAACAAGAGCTTGCAGCAGTTGGCTGAACACCTTGGCTACAAGGTGGAACGTCGCCAGGTTCCGTTCGAAGAACTTGCTGAATTCAGCGAAACGGCTGAATGCGGTACGGCTGCCGTGATCACCCCGATCAAGAAGATTGTGGATCCGGTTGCAGGCAAGGCATTCACTTACGGTGACGGCGTGAATCCGGGTCCGGTTTGCAGAAAGTTGTTCGAAACTTACACGGCTATCCAGTTCGGTGAAATTGATGACCCGTTCGGATGGACTGAAGTTGTCGATCTGTAA
- a CDS encoding NAD(P)/FAD-dependent oxidoreductase — protein MFCNNEYDVVVIGAGPGGSVAARNLSRAGHKVLLLEKREKIGYPVRCGEASTKLSDLQTYGPIDEDCIETIINGLYIYGPNGVNIDLAQKGTGIMLNREKFDPWLAHLAANDGVEVVTRARAEFVGDVESGTRLVRVKLGESAGETTEEVRAKMVIAADGVESRIGRQVGLDCLQKPAFTCTGVDIQVQGILTKPDYLTFWQGHDFINDGYIWSFPKVKSNVTNFGAGFLISNNHGSNVLDITMEWLYKLFPGAQINHVVGGVIPVSSVLKDYTLDRFALVGDAAHHTNPLTGGGIAAAMRAGRFCAQTVHEGFECGNLSKEFLKTYEKRCYDYFGRMHDFEYKFRRFLLNVNKDEQTELYKVLQNFAKHGCKKRAFLQTPVSSAKMLYKFLTFK, from the coding sequence ATGTTCTGTAATAACGAATATGATGTCGTCGTCATTGGCGCAGGCCCCGGCGGAAGCGTTGCCGCGAGGAATCTTTCCCGTGCAGGCCACAAGGTTCTCCTTCTCGAAAAGCGCGAGAAGATCGGCTACCCTGTACGCTGCGGCGAAGCGAGCACCAAGCTTTCGGACTTACAGACTTACGGTCCGATTGACGAAGACTGCATCGAAACGATAATCAACGGACTTTATATTTACGGTCCGAACGGCGTAAACATCGACCTCGCGCAAAAAGGCACGGGCATCATGCTCAACCGCGAAAAATTCGACCCGTGGCTCGCCCACCTCGCCGCAAATGACGGTGTAGAAGTCGTCACCCGCGCCCGTGCAGAATTTGTCGGAGATGTTGAAAGCGGGACACGCCTCGTGCGCGTGAAACTCGGCGAAAGCGCCGGAGAAACGACCGAAGAAGTCCGCGCCAAAATGGTCATTGCCGCAGACGGCGTGGAAAGCCGCATCGGACGCCAAGTCGGTCTCGACTGCCTTCAGAAACCAGCATTTACCTGCACCGGCGTCGATATACAAGTGCAAGGCATCCTCACCAAGCCGGACTACCTCACGTTCTGGCAAGGTCATGACTTTATCAACGACGGCTACATCTGGAGTTTCCCGAAAGTCAAATCCAACGTCACAAACTTCGGCGCAGGATTCCTGATTTCGAACAATCACGGTTCAAACGTCTTGGACATCACGATGGAATGGCTGTACAAGCTCTTCCCGGGAGCGCAAATCAATCACGTTGTCGGAGGCGTCATTCCCGTCTCGAGCGTTCTGAAAGATTACACGCTGGACCGCTTTGCCCTCGTTGGCGACGCCGCCCATCACACGAACCCGCTTACAGGTGGCGGCATCGCGGCCGCCATGCGCGCCGGACGGTTCTGTGCCCAGACCGTCCACGAGGGCTTCGAATGCGGTAACTTGAGCAAGGAATTCCTCAAGACATACGAAAAGCGCTGCTACGATTACTTTGGTCGCATGCACGACTTTGAATACAAGTTCCGCCGTTTCCTCTTGAACGTCAACAAGGACGAACAAACAGAACTCTACAAGGTTCTCCAGAACTTCGCAAAGCACGGCTGCAAAAAGCGCGCCTTCTTGCAAACGCCTGTTTCCTCTGCGAAAATGCTTTACAAGTTCCTCACGTTCAAGTAG
- a CDS encoding 4Fe-4S binding protein: protein MKVLVHNRGVCLECAGCVGVCPKMALDMYGLDLQIDQEKCIKCGLCTRACPAGALKIQELNDVL from the coding sequence ATGAAAGTTCTCGTTCACAACAGAGGTGTTTGCCTGGAATGCGCCGGCTGCGTCGGCGTGTGCCCCAAGATGGCGCTAGACATGTATGGTCTAGATTTGCAAATCGATCAGGAAAAATGTATCAAATGCGGTCTCTGCACAAGAGCATGCCCCGCAGGCGCCCTCAAAATCCAGGAGTTGAACGATGTTCTGTAA
- a CDS encoding carboxypeptidase-like regulatory domain-containing protein encodes MMNFKILNTAGIFALASIFSACTDENHAGVLTETESGTTIASIEGTVKNESGYPVASAKVNLISATHIAARMAPIKTATTDDDGKYTMDSVTAGDYALQISNTDHTQSGYQTITVEEGTTDLQTQSVPEVKLEENASLELKLSAYELDLGDTLCITGTLNCIAVQNKDIEAGTVILDEIPPMEFTKITLIKTSDEDTDSITQDVLWDFAPGKKLEVSEIRIPVIVSQDALSTAKYWIDKTELDSMIVPVTFKTSITNPVLLSDDGDTLALYKFENDPSNSKYLTVIPSIDVGTYTFSVVPSETAIQPVQIYKAFSETTPGMNIIQNESWKAFGSILGISFWITKDSLSSAADSIYVDTRQEESDVAFSIKVGREPNQLCAEIYKRTSEGEDDTENHYTLKDSSCQEVLDGERHHYSIFIQSHHIVIAIDGRVTDTKDFSDQFQSIPPITLGNHKLEDFVIYSLGEDVTQSSDSWNKLHAWLSAYYALQK; translated from the coding sequence ATGATGAATTTTAAGATTTTAAATACAGCAGGGATTTTTGCCCTCGCATCGATTTTCTCCGCCTGCACCGACGAGAACCACGCCGGCGTGCTCACGGAAACTGAATCCGGCACGACCATCGCAAGCATCGAAGGTACCGTCAAGAACGAAAGCGGATACCCGGTCGCAAGCGCCAAGGTGAACCTCATCTCGGCAACGCACATTGCAGCCCGCATGGCCCCCATCAAGACCGCCACGACAGACGACGACGGCAAGTACACGATGGATAGCGTCACCGCAGGCGACTATGCCTTGCAGATTAGCAACACGGACCACACGCAGTCCGGCTACCAGACCATTACCGTCGAAGAAGGCACCACCGACTTGCAGACGCAATCCGTCCCCGAAGTAAAGCTCGAAGAAAACGCAAGCCTCGAACTCAAGCTCAGCGCCTACGAGCTCGACTTGGGCGACACGCTCTGCATCACGGGCACGCTCAACTGCATCGCCGTACAGAACAAGGATATCGAAGCCGGAACCGTCATCCTCGACGAAATTCCGCCCATGGAATTCACGAAGATTACGCTCATCAAGACTTCGGACGAAGACACGGACTCCATCACGCAAGACGTCCTGTGGGATTTCGCTCCGGGCAAAAAGCTCGAAGTTTCGGAAATTCGCATTCCGGTCATCGTCTCGCAAGACGCCTTGAGCACCGCAAAATACTGGATCGACAAGACAGAACTCGATTCCATGATTGTCCCCGTCACTTTCAAGACGAGCATCACGAATCCCGTCCTTCTTAGCGACGACGGCGACACGCTTGCACTCTACAAGTTCGAAAACGACCCGAGCAACTCGAAGTACCTGACCGTCATCCCAAGCATCGATGTCGGAACATACACGTTCTCGGTGGTCCCAAGCGAAACGGCCATCCAGCCGGTGCAAATCTACAAGGCTTTCAGCGAAACGACTCCCGGCATGAACATCATCCAAAACGAAAGCTGGAAGGCGTTCGGCAGCATTCTTGGAATCAGTTTCTGGATAACGAAGGACAGCTTGTCTAGCGCAGCCGATTCCATCTACGTGGATACCCGTCAAGAAGAAAGCGATGTTGCCTTCAGCATAAAAGTCGGACGTGAACCGAACCAGCTCTGCGCCGAAATTTATAAAAGAACGTCTGAAGGCGAAGACGATACCGAAAACCATTACACCTTGAAGGATTCGTCTTGTCAAGAAGTTCTGGACGGAGAACGTCACCACTATTCGATATTCATCCAGTCTCATCATATCGTTATCGCCATAGATGGCAGGGTCACCGACACAAAGGACTTCAGCGATCAGTTCCAGTCCATTCCTCCAATTACATTGGGGAATCATAAGCTCGAAGACTTCGTCATCTATTCGCTCGGAGAAGACGTCACGCAAAGCAGCGACAGCTGGAACAAACTGCACGCCTGGCTCTCCGCCTACTACGCACTGCAGAAGTAA
- a CDS encoding TIGR02147 family protein yields MENYIDIYQFTHFRKYLEEYQAARVQSDPEFTRTGICNMLGLPKTRSYFADVLRGKKVSPRMTAKFIEVLGLNKKAAKYFETMVKLDQAKTETARSAAMEELLHLHPNPQHILDSNTYEYYNHWYHSAMFAILDAMDVTDDLTPVQKRIFPKIPLGKIKDSLSLLEKLGLARKNEAGFWKPTKESISSGPYNNAELIKQYQLQCFELSKQALITRPKMPTVMSTLTFSISNNAYKKLESELQEFKAKARRIISEDNEKANGVYQMNLHLFSNLDPEVKA; encoded by the coding sequence GTGGAAAATTATATCGACATTTACCAGTTTACGCACTTCCGCAAGTACTTGGAAGAATACCAGGCGGCCAGAGTCCAGTCCGACCCGGAATTCACCCGTACCGGAATCTGCAATATGCTCGGACTCCCCAAGACACGTAGCTACTTTGCCGATGTTCTCAGAGGGAAAAAGGTCAGCCCCCGCATGACAGCCAAGTTTATCGAAGTCCTCGGCCTCAACAAGAAGGCCGCGAAGTACTTCGAGACCATGGTGAAGCTCGACCAGGCAAAAACCGAGACGGCCCGTAGCGCCGCCATGGAAGAGCTCCTGCACCTGCACCCGAATCCGCAGCATATCCTCGATTCGAACACCTACGAATACTATAACCATTGGTACCATAGCGCAATGTTTGCTATTCTTGATGCTATGGACGTTACAGATGACTTGACACCGGTGCAAAAGAGAATCTTCCCGAAAATTCCACTCGGAAAGATTAAGGACTCGTTATCCCTTTTGGAAAAGCTGGGCCTCGCCCGCAAGAACGAAGCCGGTTTCTGGAAGCCGACCAAGGAATCCATCTCCAGCGGTCCGTACAACAACGCAGAACTCATCAAGCAGTACCAGCTGCAATGTTTTGAACTTTCGAAGCAGGCGCTCATCACGCGCCCCAAGATGCCGACCGTCATGAGCACGCTCACCTTCAGCATCTCGAACAACGCCTACAAGAAACTTGAATCCGAACTCCAGGAATTCAAGGCTAAGGCAAGACGCATCATCAGCGAGGACAACGAAAAGGCAAACGGTGTTTACCAGATGAACTTGCACTTGTTCTCTAACCTCGATCCGGAGGTTAAGGCATGA
- a CDS encoding NADH-quinone oxidoreductase subunit C, with the protein MTVEEIFAALEGKFDVKREPLDKWGITAVVAAPYLHNAVQFLKEESGIKFDMLVDIAGIDYLTYPNHEGPRFAVSYAFKSMKNPGARIRLKVLVSEENLKVPTISDLYANANWYEREVYDQFGVIFEGHPDLRRLLNHVEFVGHPLRKDYPAQKRQWLSTNDYLLPELEKRLEELGYKVIQRSKEVETNDNEFLEGSIKA; encoded by the coding sequence ATGACTGTTGAAGAAATCTTCGCCGCCCTTGAAGGAAAGTTTGACGTCAAGCGCGAACCGCTCGACAAGTGGGGCATCACGGCTGTCGTTGCTGCTCCCTATCTGCATAACGCTGTCCAGTTCCTCAAGGAAGAATCCGGCATCAAGTTCGATATGCTCGTGGACATTGCCGGTATCGACTACTTGACTTACCCGAATCACGAAGGCCCTCGCTTTGCGGTCTCTTATGCTTTCAAGAGCATGAAGAATCCGGGTGCTCGCATCCGTCTTAAGGTGCTGGTGTCCGAAGAAAACCTCAAGGTCCCGACGATTAGCGACCTCTATGCCAATGCCAACTGGTACGAACGCGAAGTCTATGACCAGTTCGGTGTGATTTTTGAAGGTCATCCGGACCTCCGCCGCTTGTTGAACCACGTTGAATTTGTTGGCCATCCGCTCCGCAAGGATTACCCTGCCCAGAAGCGCCAGTGGCTTTCGACAAACGACTACCTGCTTCCGGAACTCGAAAAGCGTCTCGAAGAACTTGGCTACAAGGTCATCCAGCGCTCTAAGGAAGTGGAAACGAACGACAATGAATTTTTGGAAGGGAGT